Proteins encoded in a region of the Methylobacterium radiotolerans JCM 2831 genome:
- a CDS encoding alpha/beta hydrolase has protein sequence MADRRAQTDPNRAPPGKDPPRGLARRHLVGALAVGAAVAATPARAAAPPGRLATEEFRLPWSEPGVDIYVRNKRPAGTDTFPGDRILLYVHGSTYPSSTAFDLPLGGMSAMDYLAGLGFDVYCVDLPGYGLSGRPAAMDAPPDDNPPLMRTPDAAKVVGQVVDFIKKRRSVEKIDLMGWSWGTSTMGLYTSTHNDSVNRLVLYAPQWLARTPGLIGGGGKVGAYRTVSRDSARARWLTGVPEDKKADLIPAGWFDQWADATFATDAAGAKRSPPVLRAPNGTVADKDAYWAAGKPLYDPGEIRVPVLIIHAEWDADLPSYQAQEYFTKLTHAPYKRFVELGEGTHTVMMEKNRMQFLHAVGAFLTEADPQALN, from the coding sequence ATGGCGGACAGACGCGCGCAGACAGATCCGAACCGGGCGCCCCCGGGCAAGGATCCGCCCCGGGGCCTGGCCCGGCGCCATCTGGTCGGAGCCCTCGCCGTCGGTGCGGCGGTCGCGGCGACGCCGGCGCGGGCGGCCGCCCCGCCGGGCCGGCTGGCGACGGAGGAGTTCCGCCTGCCCTGGAGCGAGCCCGGCGTCGACATCTACGTGCGCAACAAGCGCCCGGCCGGCACCGACACGTTCCCGGGCGACCGGATCCTGCTCTACGTGCACGGCTCGACCTACCCGTCCTCCACGGCGTTCGACCTGCCCCTCGGCGGGATGTCGGCCATGGACTACCTCGCGGGCCTCGGCTTCGACGTCTACTGCGTGGACCTGCCCGGCTACGGCCTGTCCGGGCGCCCGGCCGCCATGGACGCGCCGCCGGACGACAACCCGCCGCTGATGCGCACGCCCGACGCCGCCAAGGTCGTGGGACAGGTCGTCGACTTCATCAAGAAGCGGCGCAGCGTCGAGAAGATCGACCTGATGGGCTGGTCCTGGGGGACCTCCACCATGGGGCTCTACACCAGCACCCACAACGACAGCGTCAACCGTCTCGTCCTCTACGCGCCGCAATGGCTCGCGCGCACGCCGGGCCTGATCGGCGGCGGCGGCAAGGTGGGTGCCTACCGCACCGTCAGCCGGGACAGCGCCCGGGCCCGCTGGCTGACCGGGGTGCCCGAGGACAAGAAGGCCGACCTGATCCCGGCGGGCTGGTTCGACCAGTGGGCCGACGCGACCTTCGCGACCGACGCGGCCGGCGCGAAGCGGTCGCCGCCGGTCCTGCGCGCGCCGAACGGCACGGTCGCCGACAAGGACGCCTACTGGGCGGCCGGCAAGCCGCTCTACGACCCGGGCGAGATCCGCGTGCCGGTGCTGATCATCCACGCCGAGTGGGACGCCGACCTGCCGAGCTATCAGGCGCAGGAGTACTTCACCAAGCTCACCCACGCCCCCTACAAGCGCTTCGTCGAGCTGGGGGAGGGCACCCACACGGTGATGATGGAGAAGAACCGCATGCAGTTCCTCCACGCCGTCGGGGCGTTCCTCACGGAGGCGGACCCGCAGGCGCTGAACTGA
- a CDS encoding alpha-D-glucose phosphate-specific phosphoglucomutase codes for MTTPTTVATTPFPDQKPGTSGLRKKVPVFRQPNYVENFVQAIFDTLPDKAGATLVLGGDGRFLNREVVQKTLRLAAGNGFGRVLVGRGGLLSTPAASCVIRKAKALGGIVLSASHNPGGPEGDFGIKFNAANGGPAPESVTDAIFARARAITDYRLVEAPDLDLDTLGDTRLGAMTVTVIDPVADYAELMRTLIDFDAVSRLFASGFRMRFDAMSAVTGPYATAILEGMLGAPAGTVVNAVPKEDFGGHHPDPNPVHCHDLFDLMQGPDAPDFGAASDGDGDRNMIVAPGLFVTPSDSLALLAAHAHRAPGYAGGLAGVARSMPTSRAADRVAAALGIEAYETPTGWKFFGNLLDAGLITLCGEESAGTGSNHVREKDGLWAVLLWLNILAATGERADALVRAHWRTYGRDYYARHDYEEVDSDAANGLMDALRGKLAGLPGTRIGELTVSTADEFAYRDPVDGSLTERQGIRIGFAEDARAVFRLSGTGTAGATLRVYLERYENAPDRLDLAVAEMLAPVAAAARAIAEIAPRTGRAEPSVVT; via the coding sequence ATGACGACCCCGACGACCGTCGCGACCACGCCCTTCCCCGACCAGAAGCCGGGCACCTCCGGCCTGCGCAAGAAGGTGCCCGTGTTCCGGCAGCCGAACTACGTCGAGAACTTCGTCCAGGCGATCTTCGACACCCTCCCCGACAAGGCCGGCGCCACCCTGGTTCTCGGCGGCGACGGCCGGTTCCTCAACCGCGAAGTGGTGCAGAAGACGCTGCGCCTCGCCGCCGGCAACGGGTTCGGCCGGGTCCTGGTCGGGCGCGGCGGCCTGCTCTCGACGCCCGCCGCCTCCTGCGTGATCCGGAAGGCCAAGGCGCTCGGCGGCATCGTCCTCTCGGCGAGCCACAATCCCGGCGGGCCGGAGGGCGATTTCGGCATCAAGTTCAACGCCGCCAACGGCGGCCCGGCGCCCGAGTCGGTCACAGACGCGATCTTCGCGCGCGCCAGGGCGATCACGGACTATCGCCTCGTCGAGGCTCCGGACCTCGACCTCGACACGCTCGGCGACACCCGCCTCGGTGCCATGACGGTCACGGTGATCGACCCGGTGGCCGACTACGCCGAACTGATGCGCACGCTGATCGACTTCGACGCGGTGTCGCGCCTGTTCGCCTCCGGCTTCCGCATGCGCTTCGACGCCATGAGCGCGGTGACCGGCCCCTACGCGACGGCGATCCTGGAGGGGATGCTCGGCGCCCCCGCAGGCACGGTGGTCAACGCCGTCCCGAAGGAGGATTTCGGCGGCCACCACCCGGACCCGAACCCGGTCCACTGCCACGACCTGTTCGACCTGATGCAGGGCCCGGACGCGCCGGATTTCGGCGCCGCCTCGGACGGCGACGGCGACCGCAACATGATCGTGGCGCCGGGCCTGTTCGTGACGCCGAGCGACAGCCTCGCGCTGCTCGCCGCCCACGCCCACCGGGCGCCGGGCTACGCGGGCGGGCTCGCGGGCGTCGCCCGGTCGATGCCCACGAGCCGCGCCGCCGACCGGGTCGCGGCCGCCCTCGGCATCGAGGCCTACGAGACCCCCACCGGCTGGAAGTTCTTCGGGAATCTCCTCGACGCGGGCCTCATCACCCTGTGCGGCGAGGAGAGCGCCGGCACCGGCTCGAACCACGTGCGCGAGAAGGACGGGCTCTGGGCGGTGCTGCTCTGGCTCAACATCCTGGCGGCCACCGGCGAGCGCGCCGACGCGCTGGTGCGGGCGCATTGGCGCACCTACGGGCGGGACTACTACGCCCGCCACGACTACGAGGAGGTGGATTCGGACGCCGCCAACGGCCTGATGGACGCGCTCCGCGGGAAGCTCGCCGGGCTGCCGGGCACGCGGATCGGCGAGCTCACGGTGTCGACGGCCGACGAGTTCGCCTACCGCGACCCGGTGGACGGCTCGCTCACCGAGCGCCAGGGCATCCGGATCGGCTTCGCCGAGGACGCGCGGGCGGTGTTCCGGCTCTCGGGCACCGGCACCGCCGGGGCGACGCTGCGGGTCTACCTGGAGCGCTACGAGAACGCGCCGGACCGGCTCGACTTGGCCGTTGCCGAAATGCTGGCCCCGGTCGCGGCCGCGGCCCGCGCGATCGCCGAGATCGCGCCGCGCACCGGCCGAGCCGAGCCGAGCGTGGTGACCTGA
- a CDS encoding GNAT family N-acetyltransferase, with the protein MNESVALRRGAQADAEAVRALVEAAYTKWIPVIGRLPIPMQADYAQALRDHRFDLLLAGPDLAGLIETRAEADHLLVVNVAVHPAFQGRGFGSRLMGRADAVAAEAGLARLRLYTNKKYTANLRLYGALGYRVEREELYDGPGRTRDDDVTVHMVKDLAA; encoded by the coding sequence ATGAACGAGTCAGTCGCGCTCCGGCGCGGTGCGCAGGCGGACGCGGAGGCGGTCCGGGCGCTGGTGGAGGCGGCCTACACCAAGTGGATCCCGGTGATCGGCCGCCTGCCGATCCCCATGCAGGCGGACTACGCGCAGGCTTTGCGCGACCACCGCTTCGACCTGCTGCTGGCCGGCCCGGATCTCGCCGGCCTGATCGAGACGCGGGCCGAGGCCGATCACCTGCTGGTCGTCAACGTCGCGGTGCACCCGGCCTTCCAGGGCCGGGGCTTCGGCAGCCGGCTGATGGGACGGGCCGACGCGGTCGCGGCCGAGGCCGGGCTCGCGCGGCTGCGCCTCTACACCAACAAGAAGTACACGGCGAACCTGCGCCTCTACGGCGCGCTCGGCTACCGGGTGGAGCGGGAGGAGCTCTACGACGGACCGGGCCGGACCCGCGACGACGACGTCACCGTGCACATGGTGAAGGACCTCGCGGCGTGA
- the rpsD gene encoding 30S ribosomal protein S4 has product MSKRIQAKHKLDRRMGQNIWGRPKSPVNRREYGPGQHGQRRKGKMSDFGTQLRAKQKLKGYYGNITEKQFRRYYAEAIRLRGDSGENLVGLLERRLDAVVYRAKFVATPFAARQFVNHGHVKVNGVRVNIPSYQVKAGDLIEVKESSRQLEIVIVATQLSERDVPDYIEADHAKMTARVTRIPSLSEVPYPVQMEPNLVIEFYSR; this is encoded by the coding sequence ATGTCGAAGCGGATTCAGGCGAAGCACAAGCTCGACCGCCGCATGGGCCAGAACATCTGGGGCCGCCCGAAGAGCCCCGTCAACCGCCGCGAGTACGGCCCCGGCCAGCACGGCCAGCGCCGCAAGGGCAAGATGAGCGACTTCGGCACGCAGCTGCGCGCCAAGCAGAAGCTCAAGGGCTACTACGGCAACATCACCGAGAAGCAGTTCCGCCGCTACTACGCCGAGGCGATCCGCCTGCGCGGCGACTCGGGCGAGAACCTCGTCGGCCTGCTCGAGCGCCGCCTCGACGCCGTGGTCTACCGGGCGAAGTTCGTCGCCACCCCGTTCGCCGCGCGCCAGTTCGTCAACCACGGGCACGTCAAGGTGAACGGCGTCCGCGTCAACATCCCGAGCTACCAGGTGAAGGCCGGCGACCTGATCGAGGTCAAGGAATCGTCCCGCCAGCTCGAGATCGTCATCGTGGCGACCCAGCTCTCCGAGCGCGACGTGCCGGACTACATCGAGGCCGACCACGCCAAGATGACCGCCCGCGTCACCCGCATCCCCAGCCTGTCCGAGGTGCCCTACCCGGTGCAGATGGAGCCGAACCTCGTCATCGAGTTCTACTCCCGCTGA
- a CDS encoding DUF2293 domain-containing protein gives MSAGPPLNRREAVAAALARLAPRLPDFEAEAALDRALASPGLRRAAPETAARLALVSYARHVFTDYDELLADGYDRDSARHFVLDDLNAALAAWGAAPVPEDEPGEPEADPR, from the coding sequence GTGAGCGCCGGTCCGCCCCTGAACCGCCGGGAGGCCGTCGCCGCGGCCCTGGCCCGCCTCGCCCCGCGCCTGCCGGATTTCGAGGCGGAGGCCGCCCTCGACCGGGCGCTGGCGAGCCCCGGCCTGCGCCGCGCCGCCCCCGAGACGGCGGCCCGCCTCGCCCTCGTGAGCTACGCGCGCCACGTCTTCACCGATTACGACGAACTCCTGGCCGACGGCTACGACCGGGACAGCGCCCGGCACTTCGTCCTCGACGACCTGAACGCCGCGCTCGCCGCCTGGGGCGCCGCGCCGGTCCCCGAGGACGAGCCCGGCGAGCCCGAGGCCGATCCGCGCTGA
- a CDS encoding TOBE domain-containing protein yields MKISARNVLKGTVVSVDKGATTSHVRIEISPGQVVTASITNEAVESLKLVAGGPAYAVIKASDVMVAVD; encoded by the coding sequence ATGAAGATCAGCGCGCGCAACGTTCTCAAGGGCACGGTCGTCTCGGTGGACAAGGGGGCGACCACCTCCCACGTGAGGATCGAGATCAGCCCCGGCCAAGTGGTCACCGCCTCGATCACCAACGAGGCCGTCGAGTCCCTCAAGCTCGTCGCCGGCGGTCCCGCCTACGCGGTGATCAAGGCCTCCGACGTCATGGTCGCCGTCGACTGA
- the tsaD gene encoding tRNA (adenosine(37)-N6)-threonylcarbamoyltransferase complex transferase subunit TsaD — MQKTVLGIETTCDETAAAVVSIDEDGVAQIRANEVLSQIAEHAAYGGVVPEIAARAHVEVLDRLIARALDRAGTGFRDLDGIAVAAGPGLIGGVLVGLVTAKTLALVTRKPLLAVNHLEAHALTARLTDGIAFPYLLLLVSGGHTQLVAVRGVGDYVRLGSTVDDAIGEAFDKVAKLLGLGYPGGPEVERAAEAGDPERFALPRPMLGRREADFSLSGLKTAVRIEAERIAPLAERDVADLCASFQAAVVDVVVDRARVALRAFSDVAGRPTALVAAGGVAANGAVRRALASLAGEAGLSFVAPPLPLCGDNGAMIAWAGLERLRLGLVDDLTAPARPRWPLAAAPARAAVPAG; from the coding sequence GTGCAGAAGACCGTGCTCGGCATCGAGACCACCTGCGATGAGACCGCCGCCGCCGTGGTGTCGATCGACGAGGACGGTGTCGCTCAGATCCGCGCCAACGAGGTGCTCAGTCAGATCGCCGAGCACGCGGCCTACGGCGGCGTCGTGCCGGAGATCGCCGCCCGCGCCCATGTCGAGGTGCTCGACCGGCTGATCGCCCGCGCCCTCGACCGCGCCGGGACCGGCTTCCGGGACCTCGACGGCATCGCGGTGGCGGCCGGGCCGGGGCTGATCGGCGGCGTGCTGGTCGGCCTCGTCACCGCCAAGACCCTGGCGCTCGTGACCCGCAAGCCCCTGCTCGCCGTCAACCACCTCGAGGCCCACGCCCTCACGGCGCGGCTCACCGACGGCATCGCCTTCCCCTACCTGCTGCTCCTGGTCTCGGGCGGCCACACTCAGCTCGTGGCCGTGCGCGGCGTCGGCGACTACGTGCGCCTCGGCTCCACCGTCGACGACGCCATCGGCGAGGCCTTCGACAAGGTCGCCAAGCTCCTGGGCCTCGGCTATCCCGGCGGCCCCGAGGTCGAGCGCGCGGCCGAGGCCGGCGATCCCGAGCGCTTCGCCCTGCCCCGGCCGATGCTCGGCCGCCGCGAGGCCGACTTCTCCCTCTCGGGCCTCAAGACCGCCGTGCGGATCGAGGCCGAGCGGATCGCCCCGCTGGCCGAGCGCGACGTCGCCGATCTCTGCGCGAGCTTCCAGGCCGCCGTGGTCGACGTGGTGGTGGACCGCGCCCGGGTCGCCCTGCGCGCCTTCTCGGACGTGGCCGGACGGCCCACCGCCCTGGTGGCGGCCGGCGGCGTGGCGGCCAACGGTGCCGTCCGGCGGGCGCTGGCGTCCCTGGCCGGCGAGGCGGGCCTGAGCTTCGTCGCCCCGCCCCTGCCGCTCTGCGGCGACAACGGCGCGATGATCGCCTGGGCCGGGCTGGAGCGCCTGCGCCTCGGGCTGGTGGACGACCTCACCGCCCCGGCCCGGCCGCGCTGGCCGCTGGCGGCCGCCCCGGCCCGCGCGGCGGTCCCGGCCGGATGA
- a CDS encoding GNAT family N-acetyltransferase, producing MSAADRRAHWRDLVERRLPGAARPGWPVRLDHCFARILLDHACGGAWRDHVRPPAHATMPLAQLELAIALGEAVLAGRADLALLNRRSLAWRGKIALAPVPAALRDGDLTLRRWRSEDAAPFAALNADPAVMAHFPRTRTATESEAEAGLLDRRFVADGFGPWALERAGRFVGFAGAMRILRPLPFPGGDRPGSTVELAWRLARDSWGLGLATRAARLARADLAGRCGIRDVVAFTAAGNGRSRAVMERLGMRLAGTFPHPAVPEGPLRDHVLYRLDCADREEAA from the coding sequence ATGAGCGCGGCGGACCGGCGCGCCCACTGGCGGGACCTGGTGGAGCGCCGCCTGCCCGGGGCCGCCCGGCCGGGCTGGCCGGTGCGGCTCGACCATTGCTTCGCCCGCATCCTCCTGGACCACGCCTGCGGCGGCGCGTGGCGCGACCATGTCCGCCCGCCCGCCCACGCCACCATGCCCCTCGCGCAGCTGGAGCTGGCGATCGCGCTCGGCGAGGCGGTGCTCGCGGGTCGCGCGGATCTCGCCCTCCTCAACCGCCGCTCGCTCGCGTGGCGCGGCAAGATCGCCCTCGCGCCGGTGCCAGCGGCTCTCCGCGACGGCGACCTGACCCTGCGCCGCTGGCGCTCGGAGGACGCGGCGCCGTTCGCGGCGCTCAACGCCGACCCGGCGGTGATGGCCCACTTTCCGCGGACCCGGACCGCGACGGAGAGCGAGGCCGAGGCCGGCCTCCTCGACCGCCGCTTCGTGGCGGACGGGTTCGGCCCCTGGGCCCTGGAGCGCGCGGGCCGGTTCGTCGGCTTCGCCGGCGCGATGCGGATCCTGCGCCCCCTGCCCTTCCCGGGCGGTGACCGGCCCGGTTCGACGGTCGAGCTGGCCTGGCGCCTCGCGCGGGATTCCTGGGGCCTGGGGCTCGCCACGCGCGCCGCGCGGCTCGCCCGCGCCGACCTCGCCGGGCGCTGCGGGATCCGGGACGTCGTGGCCTTCACGGCGGCCGGCAACGGCCGCTCCCGCGCCGTGATGGAGCGCCTCGGCATGCGCTTGGCCGGGACATTCCCGCACCCGGCGGTGCCGGAAGGGCCGCTGCGCGACCACGTGCTCTACCGGCTGGACTGCGCGGACAGGGAGGAAGCGGCATGA